In Candidatus Hydrogenedentota bacterium, one genomic interval encodes:
- a CDS encoding phosphomannomutase/phosphoglucomutase translates to MKLNPNIFREYDIRGVAGKDLDESTYELLGKAYCAYMRGKRKHNTVVVGRDGRLTGKAYSRALIDGLTACGMNVIDIGEVPSPVLYFALNTLKVDGGLMLTASHNPKDYNGLKIGVGKTTIYGDEIQKLRKIAEAGKFPEVNKTTTITRMDLVPKYIARITKGITLKRKLKVVVDAANGVGGVVAVPLYEKLGCEVIPLFCDVDGNFPNHHADPTKEENLADIKKAVKKHQADLGIAFDGDVDRLGGCDELGNPLWGDRLVAVFAENILKDKPGSTFIGEVKCSRSMYAHIEKKGGKAIMWRTGHSHLKAALKQFHAQLAGEMSGHIFFKHRWYGFDDAIYSGARLLEILAAGRKPLSAHFKHIPVRPITPELEYDCEDDRKFDVIAQARDYFQKDLGLDVVTIDGARIEFKDGWGLLRASNTSPKLVVRVEADTDKRKKEILAMIEGKLKELGVKVK, encoded by the coding sequence ATGAAGCTGAATCCGAATATCTTTCGGGAATACGATATCCGTGGCGTCGCCGGGAAAGATCTTGATGAAAGCACGTATGAACTGCTCGGCAAGGCGTACTGCGCGTACATGCGCGGCAAGCGGAAGCACAACACGGTGGTCGTCGGCCGCGACGGACGCCTGACGGGCAAGGCCTACTCCCGCGCGCTCATTGATGGGCTCACGGCCTGCGGCATGAACGTGATCGATATCGGGGAGGTTCCAAGCCCGGTCCTGTATTTCGCGCTGAACACGCTGAAGGTGGACGGTGGCCTGATGCTGACGGCGAGCCACAACCCGAAGGATTACAACGGGCTGAAGATCGGCGTGGGAAAGACCACGATCTACGGGGACGAGATCCAGAAACTCCGCAAGATCGCGGAGGCGGGCAAGTTCCCGGAAGTGAACAAGACCACGACCATCACGCGAATGGATTTGGTTCCGAAGTATATCGCCCGGATTACGAAGGGGATCACGCTCAAGCGCAAGCTGAAGGTGGTGGTGGACGCGGCGAACGGCGTGGGCGGCGTGGTGGCCGTGCCGCTGTACGAAAAGCTCGGCTGCGAGGTCATTCCGCTGTTCTGCGATGTGGACGGGAACTTCCCGAACCACCACGCGGACCCGACGAAAGAAGAGAACCTCGCCGACATCAAGAAGGCGGTGAAGAAGCACCAGGCCGACCTGGGGATTGCGTTTGACGGCGACGTGGACCGGCTCGGCGGTTGCGACGAACTGGGCAACCCGCTCTGGGGCGATCGGCTGGTGGCCGTGTTTGCGGAGAACATCCTGAAGGACAAGCCGGGGTCGACGTTCATCGGCGAGGTGAAGTGCAGCCGCAGCATGTACGCGCACATTGAGAAGAAGGGCGGGAAGGCGATCATGTGGCGGACCGGCCACTCTCACCTGAAGGCGGCGCTGAAGCAGTTCCACGCGCAGCTGGCGGGTGAGATGAGCGGGCACATCTTCTTCAAGCACCGCTGGTATGGTTTCGACGACGCGATCTACTCGGGCGCGCGCCTGCTGGAGATTCTGGCGGCGGGCCGGAAGCCACTGAGCGCGCACTTTAAGCACATCCCGGTGCGCCCGATCACGCCGGAGCTCGAGTATGACTGCGAGGACGACCGGAAGTTTGACGTGATAGCCCAGGCGCGGGACTATTTCCAGAAGGACCTCGGGCTGGACGTGGTGACGATTGACGGCGCCCGCATCGAGTTCAAGGATGGCTGGGGCCTGCTGCGCGCGTCCAACACGTCGCCCAAGCTCGTGGTCCGCGTGGAGGCGGATACGGACAAGCGGAAGAAGGAGATTCTGGCGATGATCGAAGGCAAGCTCAAGGAGCTTGGCGTGAAGGTGAAGTAG
- a CDS encoding IS256 family transposase produces the protein MKDFADYLSQIQEGGEVDIMKLMLETMAKAVMEAGVAEHVGADRHERSEGRKGHRNGYKPRKLKTRVGELSLDVPQVRGTEPYSPLFFAKWERSERALLTACAEMYFMGVSTRKVKHVLEKMGGFSLSASTVSCVAQELDEKLAEFRERRLDEREWPVLMVDACYVKARSHGRVRKQAALVVAGINDDGRREILTWRLADLESEATWTEVFRELRQRGVTGVELVVSDGHLGIQAAVGTQWSQATWQRCWTHFQRNALAKVGHKDKKPLAQELRAARKIEDVKTSLAEAERVAERWENQYPQVATQIREQFEETLATHDLPGPCRRRVYTTNMIERVMAEIKRRTNVVGIFPNVASADRLIGAHLLERHESWVCERARYLTMNWVDERRANTKKQKQNAA, from the coding sequence ATGAAGGATTTTGCGGATTATCTGAGCCAGATTCAAGAAGGAGGGGAGGTAGACATCATGAAGTTGATGCTGGAGACCATGGCGAAGGCGGTGATGGAGGCTGGTGTGGCCGAGCACGTGGGGGCGGACCGTCACGAGCGCTCGGAAGGCCGGAAAGGCCATCGGAACGGGTACAAGCCGCGCAAGCTCAAGACCCGGGTTGGCGAGCTTTCCCTGGATGTCCCCCAGGTGCGCGGCACGGAGCCGTATTCGCCGCTGTTCTTCGCCAAATGGGAGCGGAGCGAGCGAGCGCTTTTGACGGCCTGCGCGGAGATGTATTTCATGGGCGTATCCACCCGGAAAGTGAAGCACGTGCTGGAGAAGATGGGCGGTTTTAGCCTGTCGGCGAGCACGGTTTCCTGCGTGGCCCAGGAGCTGGACGAGAAGCTCGCGGAGTTCCGGGAGCGCCGTCTGGACGAGCGGGAATGGCCTGTACTGATGGTGGACGCGTGCTACGTCAAAGCCCGCTCTCACGGCCGGGTGCGCAAGCAGGCCGCTCTCGTGGTTGCGGGCATCAACGATGACGGGCGCCGGGAAATTCTCACCTGGCGTCTGGCGGATTTGGAAAGCGAGGCCACCTGGACCGAGGTGTTCCGCGAATTGCGCCAGCGTGGCGTCACGGGCGTTGAGCTGGTCGTCTCGGACGGGCACCTGGGCATACAGGCGGCGGTGGGCACGCAGTGGTCCCAGGCCACCTGGCAGCGTTGCTGGACCCACTTCCAGCGCAACGCGCTGGCCAAGGTGGGTCACAAGGATAAGAAGCCGCTGGCGCAGGAGCTGCGGGCCGCCCGGAAGATTGAAGACGTCAAGACAAGCCTGGCCGAAGCGGAGCGCGTCGCGGAGCGCTGGGAGAATCAATACCCGCAAGTCGCCACGCAAATACGGGAGCAGTTCGAGGAGACCCTTGCCACGCACGACCTGCCCGGCCCGTGCCGGCGGCGGGTGTACACGACGAACATGATCGAGCGGGTCATGGCTGAGATCAAGCGGCGAACGAATGTCGTGGGCATCTTCCCCAATGTGGCGTCCGCGGACAGGCTGATTGGCGCGCACCTGCTCGAACGCCATGAAAGCTGGGTCTGTGAGCGGGCGCGCTACCTTACGATGAACTGGGTGGACGAACGCAGGGCGAATACGAAGAAGCAGAAGCAGAACGCGGCATAA
- a CDS encoding sulfatase-like hydrolase/transferase gives MKRREFLVASVGLLAGSTWAELPGARSDGALPPGGSAPGHSKPNIVVILADDLGYADLGCQGCRDIPTPHTDSLATNGIRFTNGYSNHPVCSPSRAALLSGRYQHRFGFEHNSGPEEHAAENFGLPREELTLAERLKGLGYATGMVGKWHVGFNEGLRPHERGFDYHFGFLGGAHNYLPGGKSRAALVRNGERVEESDYLTDVFAREASDFVDRGKDGPFFLYLAFNAVHTPLQATGKYEERFADIADPKRRTYAGMLSAMDDAVGRVLGKLREHNLEEDTLVFFYSDNGGPTRQTTSSNAPLRGYKGQVLEGGIRVPFLAQWKGALPAGAVYPHMVMGFDVHATALAAAGGAMPTEKPLDGVNLLPYLTGKEDGAPHERLFWRAGQQRAVREGNWKLVQVAGEESQLYNLGEDIGESRNLAEAMPDIVQRLQSVYGDWDKQMSPAKWVRQDGRSSRSGRQPGERQPNAERRGALQERFNEYDRDQDGKVTAQEFPRADLFEAMDANKDGALTLQEAQNYSRSRRQVEEE, from the coding sequence ATGAAAAGAAGAGAATTCCTGGTCGCGTCGGTTGGGTTGTTGGCTGGAAGCACGTGGGCTGAACTGCCTGGGGCGCGGTCGGACGGCGCGTTGCCACCGGGCGGCAGCGCTCCGGGACACTCCAAGCCGAATATCGTGGTTATTCTCGCGGACGACCTTGGGTACGCCGACCTGGGATGCCAGGGTTGCCGGGACATCCCCACTCCCCACACAGATTCATTGGCGACGAATGGCATTCGCTTCACGAACGGCTATTCAAATCACCCGGTTTGTTCGCCGTCACGGGCGGCGCTTCTGTCCGGGCGCTATCAACACCGGTTCGGCTTTGAACACAACTCCGGCCCGGAGGAGCACGCCGCCGAGAATTTTGGTCTGCCGCGCGAGGAGCTTACCCTGGCGGAACGCCTCAAGGGGCTGGGGTACGCGACAGGCATGGTGGGAAAGTGGCACGTGGGCTTCAACGAGGGGCTTCGACCACATGAGCGCGGATTCGATTATCATTTCGGCTTCCTGGGCGGCGCCCACAATTATCTGCCGGGAGGTAAATCGCGTGCGGCGCTGGTGCGCAATGGGGAGCGTGTTGAGGAGAGCGACTACCTCACCGATGTCTTCGCGCGCGAAGCGTCCGACTTCGTGGACCGCGGCAAGGACGGCCCGTTCTTCCTGTATCTCGCGTTCAACGCCGTTCACACGCCCTTGCAGGCCACCGGCAAGTATGAGGAACGGTTCGCCGACATCGCGGATCCGAAGCGGCGGACCTACGCGGGCATGCTGTCCGCGATGGACGATGCCGTGGGACGCGTGCTGGGTAAACTCCGGGAACACAACCTCGAAGAGGATACCCTGGTCTTCTTCTACAGCGACAACGGCGGTCCGACCCGGCAGACCACGTCGAGCAACGCGCCATTGCGCGGATACAAGGGCCAGGTGCTCGAAGGCGGCATCCGCGTTCCATTCCTCGCGCAATGGAAAGGCGCGCTCCCGGCGGGCGCCGTGTATCCGCATATGGTCATGGGCTTCGATGTGCATGCCACGGCGCTCGCGGCCGCGGGGGGCGCCATGCCCACGGAAAAGCCTCTGGATGGCGTGAACCTGCTTCCGTACCTTACGGGCAAAGAGGATGGCGCGCCGCACGAACGGCTTTTCTGGCGGGCGGGCCAGCAGCGCGCAGTGCGGGAGGGCAATTGGAAGCTGGTCCAGGTTGCAGGGGAGGAATCCCAGCTCTATAACCTCGGGGAGGACATCGGGGAGAGCCGTAATCTTGCCGAAGCGATGCCGGATATCGTCCAGAGGCTGCAATCGGTCTATGGAGACTGGGACAAGCAGATGAGCCCCGCGAAATGGGTGCGACAGGACGGGCGGTCTTCCCGTTCCGGCCGCCAGCCAGGGGAGAGACAGCCGAACGCCGAGCGCCGGGGAGCGCTGCAGGAGCGTTTCAACGAATACGACCGCGACCAGGACGGCAAAGTAACCGCGCAAGAGTTTCCCCGCGCGGATTTGTTCGAAGCCATGGACGCAAACAAGGACGGCGCCCTGACGCTTCAAGAAGCACAGAACTACAGCCGAAGCCGCAGGCAGGTGGAAGAGGAGTAG
- a CDS encoding M28 family peptidase, which produces MGLTQIHDDLMYLAGRLPHRSAQSEEEREASAYIADRLREYTPDVSVEPFHAPENYPYLFASYMSEFLIVGAIAFLWPEVAFGYGLGVFALYLAEFAGYRGLSRFMPQYPSQNVTARFLGLRPRATIVFIAYYDSGCASPMTLPNRIPLLRPMHLFLLSCMVLVLATCAADALSGGPPYPGLGLRWIAIAALGAGALALFLGAGRGEDIRGANNNASGVAALLGVAEALRRNPVEEADVWMVALGSHEAWMSGMRHFLPAHRLPRDRTWFINLEAVGAGRLHYLKTEGFLYALRADKQMTGLANAIAADRPVRAGVLRAVPTAAHVPLSRGMKALTLMGLDDTGLPAHWNQLSDRFTAVEEKTIEEAIDFTVALARRVAAESARE; this is translated from the coding sequence TTGGGTTTAACACAAATTCACGACGACCTCATGTACCTGGCGGGCCGCCTGCCGCACCGGAGCGCCCAGAGCGAGGAGGAGCGCGAGGCATCGGCCTATATCGCCGACCGGCTGCGTGAATACACGCCGGATGTGAGCGTCGAGCCGTTCCACGCGCCGGAAAACTACCCCTACCTCTTCGCTTCCTACATGTCCGAGTTTCTCATCGTCGGGGCGATTGCGTTCCTCTGGCCCGAGGTCGCCTTTGGCTACGGGCTCGGCGTCTTCGCGCTCTACCTCGCCGAATTCGCCGGCTACCGCGGGCTCTCGCGCTTCATGCCGCAGTACCCCTCCCAGAACGTGACCGCCCGCTTCCTCGGCCTGCGCCCCCGCGCCACCATCGTCTTCATCGCCTACTACGACAGCGGCTGCGCCTCCCCGATGACCCTGCCGAACCGGATTCCGCTGTTGCGCCCGATGCACCTGTTCCTGCTTTCGTGCATGGTCCTGGTCCTGGCGACCTGCGCCGCCGACGCGCTCTCCGGTGGCCCGCCCTACCCGGGGCTCGGGCTCCGCTGGATCGCCATCGCGGCCCTCGGCGCCGGCGCGCTCGCGCTCTTCCTCGGGGCCGGGCGCGGCGAGGACATCCGCGGCGCCAACAACAATGCCTCCGGCGTGGCCGCCCTGCTCGGCGTGGCCGAAGCCCTGCGCCGGAACCCCGTGGAAGAAGCCGACGTCTGGATGGTGGCCCTCGGCAGCCACGAGGCCTGGATGAGCGGCATGCGCCATTTCCTGCCCGCGCACCGCCTGCCCCGCGACCGGACCTGGTTCATCAACCTGGAGGCCGTCGGCGCCGGCCGCCTGCATTACCTCAAGACCGAGGGCTTCCTCTACGCCCTTCGCGCCGACAAACAGATGACCGGCCTCGCGAACGCCATCGCCGCCGATCGCCCCGTCCGCGCGGGCGTCCTGCGCGCCGTGCCCACCGCCGCGCACGTCCCGCTGTCGCGCGGGATGAAGGCCCTGACCCTCATGGGGCTCGACGATACCGGCCTGCCCGCGCACTGGAACCAGCTCAGCGACCGTTTCACCGCCGTCGAAGAGAAAACCATCGAGGAAGCGATCGACTTCACCGTCGCCCTCGCCCGCCGCGTCGCCGCCGAATCCGCCAGAGAATAG
- a CDS encoding 8-amino-7-oxononanoate synthase, with amino-acid sequence MSSHPYEHILQAIRDDHRWRALRSWPGAGGIIHKDGRRLLNFSSNDYLDLANAPALKQAVREALDAYGCGATASRLMSGDLDIHRNLEQAIAQLTGQASALVFPSGYQANVGVLQALAGRDDAIFSDALNHASIIDGARLSRAAIHVYRHADTDHLAELLDAAPPTGRKIIVTDSVFSMDGDLAPLEAIAGLARSAGAVLVVDEAHALGVWGGGGGLCRALGVTPDLITGTFGKAFGAGGAFAAGSAPYRDLLINTARSFIFSTGLTPMNAAAARAAVRAVADHPGWGDELRAQSALFQAELRARGVPVQPSETQIVPVPVGDNQRAVDLGAALLDRDIIATGIRPPTVPPGTARLRFSVTRAHSEDDLRHAAAAVAEALDV; translated from the coding sequence ATGTCTTCCCACCCCTACGAACACATCCTGCAGGCCATTCGCGACGATCACCGCTGGCGCGCGCTGCGCAGTTGGCCCGGCGCCGGCGGCATCATTCATAAGGACGGGCGCCGTCTCCTCAATTTCTCCTCGAACGACTACCTCGACCTCGCCAACGCGCCCGCGCTCAAGCAGGCGGTCCGCGAGGCCCTCGACGCCTACGGCTGCGGCGCCACGGCCTCCCGGCTCATGTCGGGCGATCTGGACATCCACCGCAATCTGGAACAGGCTATCGCCCAATTGACCGGCCAGGCGTCCGCGCTTGTGTTCCCCAGCGGCTACCAGGCCAACGTGGGCGTACTCCAGGCCCTCGCCGGCCGTGATGACGCCATCTTCTCCGATGCCCTCAATCACGCCAGCATCATCGACGGCGCGCGCCTGTCCCGCGCCGCGATCCACGTCTACCGGCACGCCGACACCGATCACCTTGCCGAACTGCTCGACGCCGCGCCGCCCACCGGACGCAAAATCATCGTGACCGATTCCGTCTTCAGCATGGACGGCGACCTGGCCCCGCTGGAAGCCATCGCCGGGCTCGCCCGATCCGCGGGCGCGGTGCTGGTGGTCGACGAGGCCCACGCGCTCGGCGTCTGGGGCGGGGGCGGGGGGCTCTGCCGCGCGCTGGGCGTCACGCCGGACCTGATTACCGGCACCTTCGGAAAGGCCTTCGGCGCGGGCGGCGCCTTCGCGGCCGGCTCGGCCCCCTACCGCGACCTCCTGATCAACACGGCGCGCAGTTTCATCTTCAGCACCGGCCTCACCCCGATGAACGCCGCCGCCGCCCGCGCCGCCGTGCGCGCCGTCGCGGATCATCCGGGCTGGGGCGACGAATTGCGCGCGCAATCCGCGCTGTTTCAGGCCGAGCTGCGCGCGCGCGGCGTTCCCGTACAGCCCAGCGAAACCCAGATCGTGCCCGTCCCCGTCGGGGACAACCAGCGCGCGGTCGACCTCGGCGCGGCCCTCCTGGACCGCGACATCATCGCCACCGGCATCCGCCCGCCCACCGTGCCCCCGGGAACGGCCCGGCTCCGATTCTCGGTCACCCGGGCCCATTCGGAGGACGACCTTCGCCACGCCGCCGCCGCCGTGGCCGAGGCCCTGGACGTATAG
- a CDS encoding (2Fe-2S) ferredoxin domain-containing protein, protein MEYRSLPFQKILLVCTNCREPGERVCCAERGSADLHADLKRWVKEQRLQRYIRVCKSGCMDRCESGPNVLVMPDNQWICGLDHAGLAALKAMLAREFEAVLADSDSA, encoded by the coding sequence ATGGAATACCGTTCTCTCCCCTTTCAGAAGATCCTGCTGGTTTGCACGAATTGCCGCGAGCCGGGTGAGCGGGTGTGCTGCGCGGAGCGCGGGAGCGCCGATCTGCATGCGGACCTGAAGCGGTGGGTCAAGGAACAGCGGCTGCAGCGCTATATCCGGGTGTGCAAGTCGGGGTGTATGGACCGATGTGAGTCGGGTCCGAACGTGCTTGTGATGCCGGATAATCAGTGGATATGTGGGCTGGACCATGCGGGGCTGGCGGCGTTGAAGGCGATGCTGGCGCGGGAGTTTGAGGCTGTGCTGGCAGATTCGGATTCGGCCTGA
- a CDS encoding VCBS repeat-containing protein: MCKPLVLAVLAASTLVIESAFSQEGAGSRGVSFDRLDRNGDGRIGRDEYEGPLFEQVDTDKDGFVTQAEFRGFVAGRRAGSPDRAESSPIASPAPGTLTAIETVFELCVYDAEALVRFYRDGIGMREIESPVKGAGALLEWAGCYLRLREVAIEPSPPATGSPVRQMLASNGYRWFSLWFADAAAVGERLVAAGYPAPVRGGNVWMTRDPEGNVVELMGLPRGVTEETFTWGMAVSDEAVAREFYGGALGLHEFEPWTLPPPFNVEMYLFATGAGRVKFAAPPGERPNEAVAGDNALGLRSLTLREEDLGAALDGLRKRGVSLEEARAAAGSRWLVRDPDGNRIYLEQASAEVIAGSKARASASESRPQVGRAVSRDRDGADWQATRARLLANAPEPAPHNEEIVEQRPGEPPLKKMPEGDAAQDATGRGQLFESISVPGITDFQEGMNGFATADLNDDGLLDLLTTFSPRRGTGQRFGAGEKLRVFLNEGDFVFKPHTVTLLDSKVSLDDFGRGQVPVLADFNRDGHLDLFVTRHAPMSGGVNRRGIESVGNSLFVSDGAWDRLRDVSEAMGIRNELAYNRQPSIGDVNRDGWLDIAIGCDNIKDAQGGFPHSRLYIFRPSGERFEDGRFEDIGGTELIPDFGGFHHDPARDKAGPDINLYDLDNDGDLDLVQTFHVDVMDLEAPYTPVEYRQGVFCWKNMLVETGQFRFEKIVGNGLACEARLRYDREAKTLSPEGSAPGLPYVSFADTDNDGDLDLLAVGPGMPGWAPRTEYAGGRFWRNLGGFLFEEATDASGLTPVTWTYAEWMHFFDAPIASRSRARMNADERKPYYSDAVFGDFDNDGWQDVVVLDRSESANISTRAALFMNRGQGAFELQPTTFSGLDAGGISGEAADLNNDGLLDLVIASDPDNSGIPLSMARYESRVYWNTGLHGARENHWLRLRFSGLNDAELIGARVEVRDPGSGKLLGARWIHPAHAYKSGGALEAHFGLGEHDEVELMLTLQGGETRSFTKVNVDNILDLDFATGNLSRAEAGTDPR, from the coding sequence ATGTGCAAGCCGTTGGTGTTGGCAGTTCTTGCAGCCTCCACGCTGGTTATCGAGTCCGCCTTTTCCCAGGAAGGGGCTGGGTCGCGAGGCGTCTCCTTTGATCGCCTTGACAGAAACGGGGACGGCCGGATTGGGCGCGACGAGTATGAGGGGCCTCTATTCGAGCAAGTGGACACGGACAAGGACGGTTTTGTAACGCAAGCGGAGTTCCGTGGTTTCGTCGCGGGCCGGCGGGCCGGATCCCCGGACCGGGCCGAGTCGAGTCCAATTGCATCCCCCGCACCGGGAACTCTTACAGCAATTGAGACCGTTTTCGAACTTTGCGTGTATGACGCCGAGGCGCTTGTACGGTTCTATCGCGACGGTATCGGTATGCGCGAAATCGAGTCACCCGTCAAAGGCGCAGGCGCATTGCTGGAATGGGCCGGCTGTTACTTACGGCTTCGCGAAGTCGCCATTGAACCTTCTCCGCCCGCGACAGGTAGCCCCGTTCGGCAAATGCTGGCCTCCAATGGTTACCGCTGGTTTTCCCTGTGGTTCGCCGACGCGGCGGCCGTGGGCGAGCGCCTGGTCGCCGCGGGCTACCCAGCTCCCGTCAGGGGCGGCAACGTGTGGATGACGCGCGACCCGGAAGGCAACGTCGTCGAACTGATGGGGCTGCCGCGCGGCGTGACGGAAGAAACGTTTACGTGGGGAATGGCCGTCAGCGACGAGGCGGTCGCACGCGAGTTTTATGGGGGCGCCCTTGGCCTTCACGAGTTCGAACCCTGGACGCTGCCCCCACCGTTCAACGTTGAGATGTATCTCTTTGCGACCGGGGCCGGACGGGTCAAGTTTGCCGCGCCGCCGGGCGAACGCCCCAACGAAGCCGTGGCCGGTGATAACGCATTGGGACTGCGCAGCCTGACACTGCGGGAAGAAGACCTTGGCGCCGCACTCGACGGGCTGCGTAAGCGCGGCGTCTCGCTCGAAGAGGCGCGGGCCGCCGCCGGATCGCGCTGGCTTGTCCGAGATCCTGATGGCAACCGTATTTACCTTGAACAGGCGTCCGCGGAGGTAATCGCCGGGTCGAAGGCGAGGGCTTCCGCTTCTGAATCTCGGCCGCAGGTCGGGCGCGCTGTATCCCGCGACCGAGACGGCGCGGATTGGCAGGCGACCCGCGCACGACTGCTTGCCAACGCGCCGGAACCCGCACCGCACAACGAGGAAATCGTTGAGCAGCGTCCCGGCGAACCGCCGCTGAAGAAGATGCCCGAGGGCGACGCCGCACAGGATGCCACCGGCCGCGGTCAGCTTTTTGAGAGCATCTCTGTACCCGGCATCACCGATTTCCAGGAGGGCATGAACGGGTTTGCAACCGCCGATCTCAATGATGACGGGTTGCTTGACCTTTTGACCACGTTTTCACCGCGCCGGGGGACGGGGCAGCGCTTTGGCGCGGGCGAGAAGTTGCGTGTCTTTCTGAATGAGGGCGATTTCGTTTTCAAGCCGCACACGGTGACGCTGCTGGATTCGAAGGTGAGCCTGGACGACTTCGGGCGGGGCCAGGTTCCCGTGCTGGCCGACTTCAATCGCGACGGGCATCTCGACTTGTTCGTGACACGCCACGCCCCCATGTCAGGCGGAGTGAACCGGCGCGGCATCGAGTCCGTGGGCAATTCCCTGTTCGTTTCCGACGGCGCGTGGGACCGCTTGCGGGATGTCTCGGAGGCGATGGGCATTCGAAACGAACTCGCGTACAACCGGCAACCGTCGATCGGGGATGTGAATCGGGACGGCTGGCTCGACATCGCGATCGGCTGCGACAACATCAAGGATGCGCAGGGAGGCTTTCCGCACAGCCGGCTCTACATCTTCCGGCCGTCTGGCGAGCGGTTTGAGGACGGCCGATTCGAAGACATCGGGGGCACGGAACTGATCCCCGATTTCGGGGGCTTCCACCATGATCCGGCGAGGGACAAGGCCGGGCCCGACATCAATCTGTACGACCTCGACAACGATGGGGACCTGGATCTGGTCCAGACATTTCACGTTGACGTGATGGATCTCGAAGCGCCATATACGCCGGTGGAGTATCGTCAGGGCGTGTTTTGCTGGAAGAACATGTTGGTTGAGACGGGGCAATTCCGCTTCGAAAAAATCGTGGGGAACGGCCTGGCCTGTGAAGCGCGCTTGCGGTACGACCGCGAAGCAAAGACGCTGTCTCCGGAAGGAAGCGCGCCCGGCCTCCCCTATGTCTCGTTTGCCGACACCGACAATGATGGCGATCTCGACCTTCTCGCGGTTGGGCCCGGTATGCCCGGATGGGCGCCAAGAACGGAGTACGCCGGTGGACGTTTCTGGCGAAACCTCGGCGGATTCCTTTTTGAAGAGGCGACCGACGCCTCGGGATTGACCCCCGTAACTTGGACGTATGCGGAGTGGATGCATTTCTTCGACGCCCCGATTGCGAGCCGGTCCAGGGCGCGGATGAATGCCGACGAGCGAAAGCCCTACTATTCCGATGCCGTCTTCGGGGATTTCGACAACGATGGCTGGCAGGATGTCGTCGTGCTCGATCGCAGCGAATCCGCCAATATTTCCACGCGCGCGGCGCTCTTCATGAACCGTGGCCAGGGCGCCTTCGAACTTCAACCCACCACTTTCAGCGGGTTGGATGCGGGCGGCATCAGCGGGGAGGCGGCCGATCTCAACAACGACGGACTGCTGGACCTGGTGATAGCGAGCGATCCCGACAACAGCGGCATTCCTCTAAGCATGGCGCGCTACGAAAGCCGGGTTTACTGGAACACCGGTCTCCACGGCGCCCGCGAGAACCACTGGCTGCGGTTGCGTTTCTCCGGCCTGAATGACGCGGAGCTCATCGGCGCCCGCGTCGAGGTGCGTGATCCGGGATCGGGCAAGCTCCTGGGCGCGCGTTGGATACACCCCGCGCACGCCTACAAGTCCGGCGGGGCGCTGGAAGCGCACTTCGGACTTGGTGAACATGACGAAGTGGAGCTGATGTTGACCCTGCAAGGCGGCGAGACGCGCAGCTTCACCAAGGTCAACGTCGACAACATCCTTGACCTGGACTTTGCGACCGGGAATCTTTCGCGCGCAGAAGCAGGAACAGATCCTCGATGA